From Triticum aestivum cultivar Chinese Spring chromosome 7B, IWGSC CS RefSeq v2.1, whole genome shotgun sequence:
TCTCATAAGATGTACAAGTGTAGATAAGTCATCGGACTAGAAAAGAATAAGAAAACAAATGCCAAAATGGTAAGAAAAAATAgtgtaaaaaaggaaaagaaagaaaaaggtttATTTTTCACCCCGTGTTATAGACATGTACAAAAGATTGCTGACCTACTTGTAAACACAAGCTAATTGTAGGCCAGTTGGTTACCTACCTTAGTTATCTACTCCCGCGGGAAATAGCGAATCGTACGGGAACTTCTCGTTTTGAAAATGAGAAAACAACTTTTTTTTTTTGGAGGGAGAATGAGAAAACAACGATTAGCCGTGCTGTATGCCGCTGGCCGGAATTCCGTAGCCCAACGATTAGGCCCTGGCCCGCAAGCCCACCTAGTGCCGAAAGCTGAACCCGGCACCTTGAAATACTCCGCCTTGGCGCCCGAGCGTAACCGTCCCAACCAACAGCCTTCGCTCCTCCTCTTCTCCCCATCGCCGGAGCGCCAAGAAACCAAGAACCTCCTCTTCCCTGCAGCGGTCGAGCGCACGCGACCGATGGAGCAGTTCCATCACGGCCACCACATGCGGCTGCGCAGCAGCGAGCTCGGCACGTACCTGCACGCCGACGAGGACGGGCATGGCGtctccctccaccgccgccgggcGTCGATGAAGGCGGCTTGGGCGGTGCACTTGTACCATCCACCCCAGGCGCAGGTGCAGTACCTACTCCTCCACAGCGCCGCCTACGGTCGCTACCTCGCCGCCACGGACGAGCCGGCGCCTCAGGGCCACCGCGGGCGCCGCGTCGAGCGAAAATATATTTTAGAGCATATGCATCCAGGCCCTCTCTATCTAGCCATCCATTTTTTGCTTTAAGATCCGTGCAAgtacatttctcttttttgtttctcccacATAGAACATATCTTGAAGTTCAAACCTATGCGGCGTGACAAAGCTTTCTgagtagaatctaggataaatcgtacagatttttttgtcaaacataaatatacaaaatacgTTTTTTTTgattaaaaaatcatatttttagtATTTACGTcggacaaaaaaatctgaaagatttatcctagattctagttaGAAAGCTTTGCCATCCTGCATAGGTTCCAACTTCAAGATATGTTCTATGTGGGAgaagcaaaaaagagaaaattttgTATAGAAACTTAGTTGTATCGCACGGATCTTAAAGCGATATTGGAGAGCTAGGATAGCAGGGCCTGGATGCATATGCTCTAAAAATCCACGTCCTCCGGAGGCGGACGCGCAGGGGATCTTCTGGCTGGCCGTCCTGACGGCGTCCGGAGACGAAGTCTTCCTCTGCAACTTCTACGGCGGCTGCCTCCGCGCCAACGGGAGGTACCGCCCCTGGAACAACGGCGCCAGTGTCGAAGACGTCGACATCAACGACATCGGCAGCCTCAGCACGATGATGCACTGGGTGGTGGAGGACATCCCCGCCAGGGAGATCACGCCTCTCCTTCCACCTCCGGCTTGGGTGAGTCCCGTGCCCGCTTCTTGATTCTTCCCGAATTTGACCGCGAAGATTTGCTTGATTCTTGGCTCTGTTTCTTTGATTTCTCCAATTCTTGATCGCATTATCGAGCTCTTTGATCTGATTCTTGGTTCTTTGCGACTCAACTGCAGCTTCACCTCCCCGCCGTCATATCGCCGTCGCGGATGATCGTGTACCTGTGGCTGGACGCCGACAGGGCCGTCATCAGCGAAGGCTCGTTCATGTTCAGTGGGAGGTCCGTGTTCCGCCTGAGGAGCGAGCTGGTCAGGTGGCTCGCCGACAACGACATCGCAATCGTGGACGCCCCCGACCTCGTCATGTGCCTCCCCACCCGTGATGGCCGCATTTTCCCACTCGTCGTCGACCTGCCCCGCAGCCTCCAGCCCCTCcacatcatcgtcgtcatcgtcgggACGCCTGGTGAGAGCCCCTCCATATCCTCAACTTCCTACTCTTCTCCTTTAGCAGGAAACTTGTCCGGATATTTTGCAGTTCTTTAAAGTCTGAAATTACAGCAGTCTGAAAAATGGTTTACTGAAACTCTTCATAGTATTTGCAGTAGTCTTCAACTTGTCCGGATAGTTTGCAGTCTGAAAAATAGTTTACTGAAACCGGTGTAGTCTGAAACTTTTGCTAATCTGTTTCAGTCAGGAGTTAAGACCTGGAAATAGTCTGAACTGCTGTCGGATCATAGACATCACTAAAAGTTCCTGATTCAAAGTCACTAACAGATATTCAAAGTCACTAACAGTTCTTCAATTTAATACTAGAAAACCCAAATCAGTTCAGTCTGCCTAGTTCAGCTTCACAGAGAAGATAATGATTTCTGTTTTTTAGCCTACTGTAATTGTTTCGAGTAACAATGATCTTCACAGACAAAATTCAGGTTCTGTCCCACAGCACATTGCATTGTTTTGACCTTTTGTATATCAGCTTCCTTTATGATCTTCTTATTTAGACTTGTTGCAGTACCTGTGACACATGACGTCTAACTGCTTAACTAATTTTCTGTTAATTCAGCTCATGCGGCGCTGCGGTACGCGGATGTCGATGCAGAGTAGAGAGATACCCCTAGAAGTCGCCTTCCTGTCCACCTCTTCAGAAGTTTCGCCGCCTCGACAACATTATAATCCAGTTTCTTTCATAGAGATATGGCTTCAGAAAAACCCAGCAGTTCATTTGTTCCTGCTAGTTAAACTTGGTCTGTTCTCCTGACAGTAGGATACCTATTTGGTTTGCCATCACGGTTCTAAAACTCTGAAACCGTTTGAGCAATGGTGCAGTGACTTTAGTCCGTAATGCATTGACAATGGCCACTACTTCAGCGTGGCTAGCTGCATTTCTCTTAGGTGTCGACACAGTTTCAGTATAACAGAAAATGAAGTTATTTTCTTGACAGAGAACTGTTTTCTCTGAAACACATTTGTAGATATACTACTAGTATATTCCAAGCAGACCGAGGGCTGAGGAGAGTTTGCAGTACAGTGGCGATTAGTTGGCAAGAAAGCCAGAATGCAAAACCAGACGACATCGAACAGAAATCTTCCACAACGTCGCAAGGTTTCTAACAGATCACAGCTGAACAGCGCAGTCTGGTTCCACATAGGATAGCAGACTTGTATTTGAAAAAATCTCCATGGAATTAAAAATCCGctgtatttaaaaaaaatatttaatTAAAAAATCTGTACTCTAATTTTTttttcatgtatttaaaaatacaTTTGCGTAATTTTAAAAAGTGCTTATGATCTGTTTTAAATGCCCGTGTAATTCAAGAAGTGTTTTCCCGCAGAAAAAAAGAAGTGCTCACACATTTCAAAATAAGTCTTATAATTTTAAGAGGTGTTCATTCATTTTATTTACAATAACGTTcatgtattttttttaaatgacATGTAATTTTAAAGATTTCACGCATTAAAAAAAAGTCAACAAATGTACTATCGCGTACGATCGATGGGCCGAGCTATAATCCGGTCGCACTCCAGTACGATAGGCTGACATTTGGGCCCGACCAGATCGAAACCTCCCCAAGATATACTGAGCAAGGTGCAACTCACCCGGTTTGAATGCTGACCTGAATATGGTGGTTCAACTTATtttggaggaatatatgattgATTTTTCTACTAGTTTGCCAGAGGAACTGTTATTCACATTGTGCTGGATTGTAATGAAACTGTCTGAAGAACAGTTTCCTGAAATTGTTGTATTCTGCAACTGCTGCTAATCTGCTTCAGTTAGAACTTGGGAGCTATCTAGATTATTGTATTGGATATAAGTAGAAGGAGTTGAATAGAAATAGTTGGTATTTGGTTTAGTTGTACAGATGATGGAAGGTTGTCTGAAGCTAATTGGTCTACATTAGTCACATATTCACACTAAACCTTGATAAATAATTTTTTGGTTTCATACTGCTGTCCTTGATTAGCATAATCTAGAAACCTTGGAACTTGGAAACCCAAATCAGTCAAGTTTCTGTTTGA
This genomic window contains:
- the LOC123157544 gene encoding uncharacterized protein, translated to MEQFHHGHHMRLRSSELGTYLHADEDGHGVSLHRRRASMKAAWAVHLYHPPQAQVQYLLLHSAAYGRYLAATDEPAPQGHRGRRRYWRARIAGPGCICSKNPRPPEADAQGIFWLAVLTASGDEVFLCNFYGGCLRANGRYRPWNNGASVEDVDINDIGSLSTMMHWVVEDIPAREITPLLPPPAWLHLPAVISPSRMIVYLWLDADRAVISEGSFMFSGRSVFRLRSELVRWLADNDIAIVDAPDLVMCLPTRDGRIFPLVVDLPRSLQPLHIIVVIVGTPAHAALRYADVDAE